Proteins from one Bacteroidota bacterium genomic window:
- a CDS encoding N-6 DNA methylase — translation MELGKHPTRTEISELTRAFNRISQKMPVALVLKYQISNEAIISIAISERFKYLQTWRQGEKAGKVIILRDIHTHPQNTHTGHLRILQDLVKPVGVTTYAQLHTHWLQVLDVSILNKKFFQELANWYFWAMDNVRFPDDIEKKKDIRNATNLIRLITRVIFIWFIKEKKLVPNNLFRKEYLDKILNDFAKNKKSENYYNAVLQNLFFGTLNQNMNDRGFVKEGNYQQNKTEYGVKNLFRYADKFLIKEKEVMDLYKNVPFLNGGLFDCLDKPNEAGTVQYVDGFSRNINKQAHVPDYLFFGELKEVDLNEIYGTRNKTYKAQGLINLLNSYKFTVAENTPIEEEIALDPELLGKVFENLLASYNPETQTTARKQTGSFYTPREIVNYMVDESLIEYLKNYLLNEKAGIIELGNNQVQIFGNKDKVGQLSLEQSLKGSKWLGKEKELDEKLRQLFSYEVLQPFTMKEDIEKLIEAINYCKILDPACGSGAFPMGALHKMVHILQKLDIENIYWKELQRQKAMHDTETAYKSDSKEEREKRLIEINDVFENNASDYGRKLYLIENCIYGIDIQPIAVQIAKLRFFISLVIDQNKQEGKANFGIRSLPNLETKFVAANTLIGLNKSVSSKKGNIGTGLLKNLEIETKENLLKDIRHKYFSAKTRKEKLAFQNQDRAIRKEVANLLINDGWEKSMAEQIVAFDPYDQNVFAPFFETEWMFGLTEGFDIIIGNPPYVNVEEIDETIKKNIKRFKTAYQKYDLYVLFYEKAIELLSQNGQLNFITSNKFLSQGYGLILRKEFLKYHLHQIINFNYDVFEAATVRTCILHLQKTLNKPNEKVKIIDIGSAKDSSKFEKLQYNYLNQKIFSDTDENNFRINLTNEKIKVLNNITKDCIRVDDAFSVNYGLRPSSEKLNLKKEAFIHESNPTKKFKKYFEGKDMGYWLIKSFSYLEYRPDVMYNSMFPELFETEKLVGLRTLSDINKLRFIYDNEKFYCNDSVVVLTLWHIFTKINNQTILRNISKMKIETSKQFDYLFVQAILNSQMIKFYVNELLYDGTHFYPNHMKSLPIKNASSSIQKSFVKIIEKIHSAKKENDLADTSKLEKQIDEMVYKLYELTEEEIKIIEGNK, via the coding sequence TTGGAATTAGGCAAGCACCCCACACGAACAGAAATTTCAGAACTCACAAGAGCATTCAATCGCATCAGTCAGAAGATGCCAGTTGCTTTGGTGCTGAAATATCAAATTTCAAACGAGGCAATCATTTCCATTGCTATCAGTGAACGCTTCAAGTATCTGCAAACATGGAGGCAGGGAGAGAAAGCAGGAAAAGTAATTATCCTTCGTGATATTCATACGCATCCGCAGAACACACACACAGGACACCTACGCATATTGCAAGACCTTGTGAAACCTGTTGGCGTTACTACCTACGCTCAACTGCACACACATTGGTTGCAAGTGCTTGATGTAAGCATACTCAACAAAAAATTTTTTCAGGAGTTGGCTAACTGGTATTTCTGGGCAATGGATAATGTGCGATTTCCTGATGATATTGAAAAGAAAAAGGACATACGTAATGCAACTAATCTCATTCGCTTAATCACTCGGGTTATTTTTATTTGGTTTATCAAAGAGAAAAAATTAGTGCCGAACAATTTGTTCCGTAAAGAGTATCTGGATAAAATACTAAATGACTTTGCCAAGAATAAAAAATCAGAAAATTATTATAATGCTGTCCTACAAAACTTATTTTTCGGAACGCTAAATCAGAATATGAATGATAGAGGCTTTGTGAAAGAAGGAAATTATCAGCAAAACAAAACCGAATATGGTGTAAAGAATTTATTCCGTTATGCAGATAAATTTTTAATAAAAGAAAAGGAAGTGATGGATCTATATAAAAATGTTCCATTTCTTAATGGAGGTTTGTTTGATTGTCTTGACAAACCAAACGAAGCAGGCACAGTTCAGTATGTGGACGGTTTCAGTCGCAATATAAATAAGCAAGCTCATGTTCCTGACTATTTGTTTTTTGGAGAACTGAAAGAAGTTGATCTAAATGAAATTTATGGAACACGAAATAAAACTTACAAAGCACAAGGTCTTATAAACCTATTGAACAGCTACAAATTTACAGTTGCTGAAAATACACCGATAGAAGAGGAAATTGCTCTTGACCCCGAATTATTAGGAAAGGTCTTTGAAAATCTTTTAGCAAGTTACAACCCCGAAACCCAGACCACCGCACGAAAGCAAACGGGTAGTTTTTATACCCCACGGGAAATTGTAAATTATATGGTTGACGAAAGTTTGATTGAATATTTAAAAAATTATCTGTTAAATGAAAAAGCCGGTATTATAGAATTAGGTAATAATCAGGTTCAAATTTTTGGCAATAAGGATAAGGTAGGTCAACTTAGTTTAGAACAAAGTTTAAAAGGTAGTAAATGGCTAGGTAAAGAAAAAGAGCTAGATGAAAAATTGAGGCAACTATTTTCTTATGAAGTTTTACAGCCATTCACTATGAAAGAAGATATTGAAAAGCTAATAGAGGCCATAAATTATTGCAAAATACTTGACCCTGCTTGCGGTAGTGGTGCGTTCCCGATGGGTGCGTTACATAAAATGGTTCACATTCTGCAAAAACTAGACATAGAAAATATTTATTGGAAAGAATTACAACGGCAGAAAGCTATGCATGATACCGAAACCGCTTACAAAAGTGATAGCAAAGAAGAAAGAGAAAAGCGATTAATTGAAATAAATGATGTGTTTGAAAACAATGCTAGCGACTACGGTAGAAAACTTTACCTAATTGAAAATTGCATTTACGGAATAGATATACAACCGATTGCCGTGCAAATTGCCAAGTTGCGTTTCTTTATTTCCTTGGTGATTGACCAAAATAAACAAGAAGGAAAGGCAAATTTTGGAATTAGAAGTTTGCCAAACCTTGAAACAAAATTTGTTGCAGCAAATACTTTGATTGGATTAAATAAATCGGTAAGCAGTAAAAAAGGAAATATTGGTACAGGGCTTCTAAAAAATTTAGAAATTGAAACAAAAGAAAACCTTCTGAAGGACATTAGACACAAGTATTTTTCTGCAAAAACTAGAAAAGAAAAATTAGCTTTTCAAAATCAAGATAGGGCAATTAGAAAGGAAGTTGCCAATCTCTTAATAAATGATGGATGGGAAAAATCGATGGCAGAGCAAATTGTTGCCTTTGATCCTTATGACCAAAATGTTTTTGCTCCATTCTTTGAAACCGAATGGATGTTTGGACTTACGGAGGGTTTTGATATTATTATAGGAAATCCCCCTTATGTTAATGTTGAAGAAATTGATGAAACAATTAAGAAGAATATTAAGCGATTTAAAACTGCTTATCAAAAATATGATCTGTATGTTTTGTTCTATGAGAAAGCGATTGAATTATTAAGCCAGAATGGACAATTAAATTTTATTACTTCTAACAAATTTTTATCTCAGGGTTACGGATTGATACTTCGTAAGGAATTTTTGAAATATCATTTGCATCAAATTATTAATTTCAATTATGATGTTTTTGAGGCTGCAACAGTGCGAACTTGTATTCTCCATTTGCAGAAAACCTTAAATAAGCCTAATGAAAAAGTTAAAATCATTGACATTGGATCTGCAAAAGATTCTTCCAAGTTTGAAAAATTGCAATACAATTATCTCAATCAAAAAATATTCTCCGATACTGATGAAAATAATTTTAGGATTAATCTTACTAATGAAAAGATAAAAGTCTTGAATAATATTACCAAGGATTGTATAAGAGTTGATGATGCTTTTTCTGTAAATTATGGATTGCGACCAAGCAGTGAAAAACTTAACTTAAAGAAGGAAGCTTTTATTCACGAGTCAAATCCAACGAAAAAATTCAAAAAATACTTTGAAGGCAAAGACATGGGATATTGGCTTATTAAAAGTTTTTCTTATTTGGAATACAGGCCGGATGTTATGTATAATTCAATGTTTCCCGAACTATTTGAAACTGAAAAACTAGTTGGATTAAGAACATTAAGCGACATAAATAAATTGCGTTTTATTTATGACAATGAAAAATTTTATTGCAATGATTCTGTTGTTGTCTTAACCCTTTGGCATATATTCACTAAAATAAACAATCAAACTATTTTGAGAAATATCTCAAAAATGAAAATTGAAACTTCAAAGCAATTTGATTATTTATTTGTTCAAGCAATCCTTAATTCGCAAATGATAAAATTTTATGTCAACGAACTCCTTTATGACGGAACTCATTTTTATCCTAATCACATGAAATCATTACCAATTAAAAATGCCTCTTCAAGTATTCAAAAATCCTTTGTAAAAATTATTGAGAAAATTCATTCAGCTAAAAAGGAAAATGATTTAGCCGACACCAGCAAATTAGAAAAGCAAATAGATGAAATGGTTTACAAACTTTATGAGTTGACAGAAGAAGAAATAAAAATAATAGAAGGCAATAAGTGA
- a CDS encoding AAA family ATPase — translation MNDEHNGIAYLKSIFESIVARISEKYIDHQLHSKVVNISQNKMADICYTFFKFNLICYLFVKNGSLGNQDEISNFIYHDNFPESIFSNVMLISELLDDYRTICHKGYYISEFSPFSYSKISYPYAYDWRFYVIGSIKIKNSLANRKLISRFISNENTLFGNDQKKSSRICDYILTPFPSSGEYSYLMLFSRLFMILSSFQDNYGDHNSYIVFIDEGEVGFHPSWKKKYLSWLLDFFNSQFNKYSIQLILTTHSPYLLSDLPPENCILLRKSKLRQPEQVPENELKTFGANIHELLATSFFLQDGLIGDFAKKTIQTVIDFLNTWKKGVEINKGEKEFVKYVISIVSDEIVRFKLLDMYNEIFYDETIIEDEILEMQKRIESLKKMRDDRN, via the coding sequence TTGAATGACGAGCACAATGGGATCGCTTATTTAAAAAGTATATTTGAATCTATTGTTGCACGTATCTCTGAAAAGTATATAGATCATCAATTACATTCTAAAGTTGTAAATATTAGCCAAAATAAAATGGCAGATATTTGTTATACTTTTTTTAAATTTAATTTAATTTGTTATCTATTTGTAAAAAATGGATCGTTGGGTAACCAAGATGAAATATCTAATTTCATCTATCATGATAATTTTCCTGAATCAATTTTTTCAAATGTTATGCTCATTTCTGAACTATTGGATGATTACAGAACTATTTGCCATAAGGGTTATTATATAAGTGAATTTTCTCCATTTTCCTATTCGAAGATTTCTTATCCTTATGCCTACGATTGGCGTTTTTATGTCATAGGAAGTATAAAAATTAAGAACTCATTGGCAAACAGAAAATTGATTTCACGTTTTATATCAAATGAAAATACTTTGTTTGGAAACGATCAAAAGAAATCGAGCCGAATTTGCGATTACATATTGACCCCTTTTCCAAGTTCAGGTGAATATTCATATTTAATGCTTTTTAGCAGACTCTTTATGATTTTAAGCTCTTTTCAAGATAATTATGGCGATCATAATTCATATATCGTGTTTATTGATGAGGGTGAAGTAGGGTTTCATCCTTCTTGGAAAAAGAAGTATCTGAGCTGGCTATTGGATTTCTTTAATTCGCAGTTTAATAAATATAGCATTCAACTTATATTGACTACCCATAGCCCTTATTTGCTATCTGATTTGCCACCAGAAAATTGTATCCTTTTAAGAAAATCAAAATTGCGTCAACCCGAACAAGTACCGGAAAATGAACTGAAAACTTTTGGCGCAAATATTCATGAACTCCTAGCAACCTCCTTTTTTTTACAGGACGGATTAATAGGTGATTTTGCTAAGAAAACCATCCAAACAGTTATTGATTTTTTAAACACCTGGAAAAAGGGGGTTGAAATAAATAAAGGTGAAAAAGAGTTTGTTAAGTATGTCATTTCAATAGTATCTGATGAGATTGTAAGATTTAAGTTATTGGATATGTATAATGAGATATTTTATGATGAGACCATAATTGAAGATGAAATATTAGAGATGCAAAAGCGTATTGAATCATTAAAAAAAATGAGAGATGATAGGAATTAA
- a CDS encoding DUF4920 domain-containing protein: MDQMSGTEETEDILVVNGVGGYGVEINGDDAKDLMVFASDRTAANGYTGKVKGTVTSVCQNKGCWMKLDLGNGESMRVTFKDYGFFVPKDLEGKQVIVQGVAEVKTISVDDQRHFAEDAGKTKEEIESITEPQEELVFVADGVIVL, encoded by the coding sequence ATGGATCAAATGTCTGGTACAGAAGAAACAGAAGATATTCTTGTAGTAAACGGCGTGGGTGGATATGGAGTAGAAATCAACGGTGATGATGCAAAAGATTTAATGGTATTTGCTTCTGACAGAACTGCTGCAAATGGCTATACAGGAAAAGTAAAAGGAACTGTTACCAGTGTTTGTCAGAATAAAGGATGTTGGATGAAATTAGATTTGGGCAATGGTGAATCCATGCGTGTAACATTTAAAGATTATGGATTTTTTGTACCTAAAGATTTGGAAGGCAAGCAAGTAATAGTGCAGGGAGTTGCAGAAGTAAAAACTATATCTGTTGACGACCAACGCCATTTTGCAGAAGATGCAGGAAAAACAAAAGAAGAAATAGAATCCATCACCGAACCGCAGGAAGAATTGGTGTTTGTAGCAGATGGAGTAATCGTTTTATAA